One Phaseolus vulgaris cultivar G19833 chromosome 4, P. vulgaris v2.0, whole genome shotgun sequence DNA window includes the following coding sequences:
- the LOC137837371 gene encoding multiple organellar RNA editing factor 2, chloroplastic-like gives MARAISLSGARFTMRLISTTTFNATLHKPSSLSLRSRRFLFPLSNAIVHPSTRVAGIRCRVNRAGDSAYSPLNSGSSSFSDRPPTEMAPLFPGCDYNHWLIVMDKPGGEGANKQQMIDCYIQTLAKVLGSEEEAKKKIYNVSCERYFGFGCEIDEETSNKLEGLPGVLFVLPDSYVDPENKDYGAELFVNGEIVQRSPERQRRVEPQPQRHQDRPRYNDRTRYVRRRENTQ, from the exons ATGGCAAGAGCCATTTCCTTATCCGGCGCACGGTTCACCATGCGCCTTATCTCCACCACCACATTTAACGCCACATTACACAAACCCTCATCACTTTCACTTCGTTCCCGTCGTTTTCTTTTCCCTCTCTCCAATGCCATCGTTCATCCCTCCACTCGCGTTGCCGGGATCCGCTGCCGCGTCAACCGCGCTGGCGACTCCGCCTACTCGCCTCTCAACTCGGGATCTTCGTCTTTCAGCGATCGCCCTCCCACCGAGATGGCGCCTCTTTTCCCTGGCTGCGATTACAACCACTGGCTCATTGTGATGGACAAGCCCGGTGGTGAGGGCGCCAACAAGCAGCAGATGATCGATTGCTATATCCAAACCCTTGCCAAAGTTTTAGGCAGTGAAGAGGAAGCTAAGAAGAAAATTTACAATGTTTCCTGCGAGAGGTACTTTGGTTTTGGCTGTGAGATTGACGAGGAAACCTCGAATAAATTGGAAG GGTTACCTGGAGTTTTGTTTGTGCTACCCGATTCGTATGTTGATCCTGAAAACAAGGACTATGGCG CTGAATTATTTGTTAATGGAGAGATAGTCCAGAGGTCACCTGAAAGGCAGAGAAGGGTGGAACCACAGCCACAAAGGCATCAAGACAGACCAAGATACAATGATAGAACAAGGTATGTTCGCCGCAGAGAGAACACTCAGTGA